The Spirochaetota bacterium sequence CGATGCGCATAGCTCCCGCTCGTGACGCTGCCTTCATATGAACGCACCAGAGCATCACGGAAGGTACCGGCACCCGCATATCGGGGCCTGCAAGGGGAAGGTATAGCTGAACCGCTATGCCCCTGGAAAAAGAAGCCTCCGGGCGTTGCCGTCGAGCATCGCCTGCTTCATGTTTTCCGAAATCGTCATTGCGCCTATCGCGGCGAGATATTTCGCGGGTCCCAGCAGCGGATAATCGGTCCCGAACAGGATCCGTTCCGGTCCCGTGATTCCCAGGGCCGCCGCATAGACCTCGTTCGCGTAAATATAGGGCGAGGCGGCGGTATCGTAATAGACGTTCCCGAACGCGGCGCGCACCTCAGGCATGAGCTCGTAAAAGAGGATGCCGCCCCCCCAGTGGGAGAGGATTATCGTCACATCCGGGAACTCTTGAATCAGCGCGTAGACGCGCGCGAAGGGGGTCGGATATTTTCCCGGGTAGGGGTGGCCTATCGGCTCGTTCAGGTGAAGGCACACCATCATTCGGTGTTCGGTCGCGGCGGAAAACACGCGCCGGAGGAATTCCCCGGCGGATGCGGTGAATCCGTCCGCGTAAAACGCGAGCTCGCCCACGCCCCGGAATTCCTGTCCCGCAAGGTCCTTCATGAAGCCCGCGATATCGGTGCAGCGGCGGGGGACGCAGGCGAAGGGGATAATCTTGCCAGCCGATTCCGCCGCGGCCTCCAGCAGGTAGCGGTTATGAAGCGCGGCGTGCGGTTCCTCTTCCCAGGGGAAACTCATGGCGACCGCGTGGTCGATCGCGTTATCGGTGAGGGTGCGCACGAGGTCTTCATGCCCGGCCATGCGCGACGATTCGGAGGAGTAGAGCGCGGCAAAGCCCGGGTCGCTTGCGAACGACGACCGATCCGCGCGCATTTCCGGAGCGAAAATATGGGTGTGGAAATCGATCATGTAAGTATCCCCTGTCAAAGGGTGCCCGGAATTCCCGCAATGTGCAATTATTTTATTCCTGGCCGGACAGCCACGTGCATTTCCTGCTTGCCGGGGACGTGGAAATGTCCTATCATCGGTTAACGGGGATGGAAAATGAAACTGGCGAAGGTTAGTGCAGGTGT is a genomic window containing:
- a CDS encoding amidohydrolase, which gives rise to MIDFHTHIFAPEMRADRSSFASDPGFAALYSSESSRMAGHEDLVRTLTDNAIDHAVAMSFPWEEEPHAALHNRYLLEAAAESAGKIIPFACVPRRCTDIAGFMKDLAGQEFRGVGELAFYADGFTASAGEFLRRVFSAATEHRMMVCLHLNEPIGHPYPGKYPTPFARVYALIQEFPDVTIILSHWGGGILFYELMPEVRAAFGNVYYDTAASPYIYANEVYAAALGITGPERILFGTDYPLLGPAKYLAAIGAMTISENMKQAMLDGNARRLLFPGA